A genomic stretch from Telopea speciosissima isolate NSW1024214 ecotype Mountain lineage chromosome 7, Tspe_v1, whole genome shotgun sequence includes:
- the LOC122668933 gene encoding nicotinamidase 1-like, whose translation MGLQTLDLLKNELPLKQESLVLSEDVVTGLVLVDVINGFCTVGAGDLAPKEPNKQISGMLEEAVKLVRVFCEKKWPVMAFLDSHHPDKPELPYPSHCLIGSEESNLVPALQWLEKEPNVTIRRKDCMDGFIGSMEKDGSNVFIDWVGSNKINVILVVGVCTDICVFDFVASTLSARNHGFLPPLKDVVVYSHACATFNCPVQVGENSKEVMDYPQELMHHVGLFMAKGRGAKVVQEVSFGPLKEK comes from the exons ATGGGGTTGCAGACGCTTGATCTGTTGAAGAACGAGCTCCCCCTTAAGCAAGAATCTTTAGTTTTGTCTGAGGATGTTGTCACTGGTCTCGTTCTTGTTGATGTCATCAATGGCTTCTGTACTGTGGGAGCTGGGGATCTG GCTCCAAAAGAGCCCAATAAACAAATATCTGGAATGCTGGAGGAGGCTGTGAAGCTTGTCAGAGTGTTCTGTGAGAAGAAATGGCCTGTTATGGCTTTTCTTGATTCACATCATCCAGATAAACCTGAGCTTCCCTACCCTTCTCACTGTTTAATTGGATCAGAAGAATCAAATCTGGTTCCAG CATTGCAATGGCTGGAAAAGGAACCTAATGTAACAATTAGGCGCAAAGATTGCATGGATGGGTTTATTGGTTCAATGGAGAAAGATGGCTCAAATGTCTTCATAGATTGGGTGGGAAGCAATAAGATCAATGTT ATATTGGTGGTAGGGGTATGCACAGATATCTGTGTTTTTGATTTCGTGGCTTCCACATTATCTGCGAGAAATCATGGTTTTCTTCCCCCTCTCAAGGATGTGGTGGTTTACTCTCATGCCTGTGCAACATTTAATTGTCCAGTTCAGGTTGGAGAAAACAGCAAAGAAGTTATGGATTATCCACAG GAGCTAATGCATCATGTTGGCCTATTCATGGCTAAGGGAAGGGGAGCCAAGGTAGTGCAGGAAGTTTCTTTTGGTCCACTGAAGGAGAAATGA